Proteins found in one bacterium genomic segment:
- a CDS encoding periplasmic heavy metal sensor: protein MKKRNIVVILALILALTVSIAVAQRGRGGPGMGRGPAAVNQANPNCQMGQPTGMGKGMGMGMGMFSMMARDLNLSQEQTTALQEECKKCMTETQTQRSEMQAKMKEMALLILADTPDNAAIQAKRGEIQSLQTELGNSMIDHMLVGSSVLNAEQKTKLRDKISKCQSFGPGMGMGKGPGGPAPMRGSCPMGGPNSGMPGNVTK from the coding sequence ATGAAGAAACGAAATATTGTAGTTATTCTGGCATTGATTCTTGCTCTGACTGTCAGTATAGCAGTTGCGCAACGCGGACGTGGCGGTCCTGGAATGGGGAGAGGACCCGCAGCAGTCAACCAAGCCAATCCTAATTGTCAAATGGGACAACCGACAGGAATGGGTAAGGGTATGGGAATGGGGATGGGTATGTTCTCGATGATGGCTCGTGATTTAAACCTAAGCCAAGAACAAACGACAGCGTTGCAAGAGGAATGCAAGAAATGCATGACCGAAACGCAAACGCAAAGATCCGAAATGCAGGCGAAGATGAAAGAGATGGCTCTGTTAATCCTTGCCGACACCCCTGATAATGCAGCCATCCAAGCTAAGCGCGGCGAGATACAGTCCTTACAAACAGAACTTGGCAACTCGATGATCGATCACATGCTAGTTGGCTCCAGCGTTTTGAACGCTGAGCAAAAAACGAAGCTGCGCGACAAAATTAGCAAGTGCCAAAGTTTCGGCCCTGGAATGGGGATGGGAAAAGGCCCCGGCGGTCCCGCCCCTATGAGAGGTAGTTGCCCTATGGGTGGACCCAACAGCGGAATGCCTGGCAACGTCACAAAATGA
- a CDS encoding class I SAM-dependent methyltransferase, giving the protein MMTRQVERRVLFDTVADLYNEARPGYPAEMIEDIISITGVPQGGRILEVGAGTGQATLGFAKKGFEILSLELGANLAERARQNLKDYPNATILNVIFEDWEVEEGAFDLVISGSAFHWIPAEVGYSRCAQALKEKRWLALFWNGDAKPSGGVYDAIREVYIKLAPEMDRRGNKHSQESVIGDREKELRESGLFTSPIAKRYPWTRRLSADEYVRLTCTYSDHIALSEEKRQTVCEALRKTINHHGGYIDRQYLTRLFIAQKL; this is encoded by the coding sequence ATGATGACTAGACAGGTTGAACGGCGAGTGTTGTTTGACACGGTGGCTGACCTTTATAACGAGGCTCGGCCAGGATATCCGGCGGAGATGATTGAAGATATTATTTCCATCACAGGAGTGCCCCAAGGAGGACGGATACTTGAAGTTGGCGCAGGAACTGGTCAGGCGACGCTTGGGTTTGCGAAAAAGGGGTTTGAGATACTGTCTTTAGAACTTGGAGCAAATCTAGCCGAACGCGCCCGGCAGAACCTGAAGGATTATCCGAATGCAACCATTTTGAATGTAATTTTCGAAGATTGGGAGGTCGAAGAAGGGGCTTTCGATTTAGTCATATCCGGCTCGGCTTTTCACTGGATACCTGCTGAGGTTGGATATTCACGTTGTGCTCAGGCGCTTAAAGAAAAGAGATGGCTTGCTCTTTTTTGGAATGGCGATGCAAAACCATCAGGTGGTGTTTATGATGCCATTCGAGAGGTCTATATAAAGCTTGCTCCTGAGATGGATCGTCGAGGGAATAAGCATTCTCAAGAGAGTGTGATAGGTGATCGAGAGAAGGAACTAAGAGAATCCGGTTTGTTTACCTCGCCAATTGCCAAACGTTATCCTTGGACAAGACGATTATCAGCTGATGAGTATGTGCGTCTTACCTGCACCTATTCCGACCATATCGCTTTATCTGAAGAAAAGCGGCAAACAGTTTGCGAGGCTTTACGTAAGACTATCAACCACCATGGCGGCTACATCGACCGTCAATATTTAACCCGCCTTTTTATAGCCCAAAAGCTTTAA
- a CDS encoding ROK family protein, which yields MMELVQPGITPPLDPTFRPAALANRLFREKVKASGQGVPLVIGLGRSDGTLSVYPVEVFPAGVPGSEGNYQYIERIVKFLLWQRGGYRVIIGGPCDIGEHIKQVYSPEGARKFDFEFMGGVYENTFVVEITDADKVPPANEMSKALGRHLGGCRIGFDAGASDHKVSAVIDGEAVFSDEVIWHPRPQTDPAYHYNEIVGALKKAASHMPRVDAIGVSSAGVYINNRVMVASLFRGIPKDLFESQVKDLFLRIKKEWNVPLEVANDGEVTALAGSMSLGVNAIIGVAMGSSEAAGYVTPEGNITNWLDELAFAPVDYSPEASADEWSGDPGVGAMYFSQQAIFRLAPAAGINLDENLGLAEKLKSFQDLHKAGDPRTKAVYETIGVYLGYGVAHYADFYDLEHMLVLGRVTSGDGGTIILDKANEVLKKEFPDLAAKVSLHLPDEKSRRIGQSIAAASLPEV from the coding sequence ATGATGGAATTAGTTCAACCGGGGATTACGCCCCCATTAGATCCTACTTTTCGACCGGCGGCATTGGCTAACCGGTTGTTTCGTGAGAAAGTAAAAGCATCCGGCCAAGGTGTACCGTTGGTCATCGGTCTCGGTCGTAGTGACGGCACTTTGTCGGTATATCCTGTCGAGGTATTTCCTGCAGGAGTACCGGGGTCGGAAGGCAATTATCAATATATTGAACGTATCGTCAAGTTTCTGCTTTGGCAACGGGGTGGGTATCGGGTCATCATAGGCGGCCCGTGCGATATTGGCGAACATATCAAGCAAGTTTATTCGCCTGAGGGTGCGCGCAAGTTCGATTTTGAGTTCATGGGCGGCGTTTATGAGAATACTTTTGTGGTCGAAATCACTGATGCCGATAAGGTCCCGCCTGCGAATGAGATGAGCAAGGCATTAGGCCGTCATCTTGGCGGTTGCCGAATAGGTTTCGATGCAGGGGCAAGCGATCACAAGGTTTCGGCAGTGATTGATGGGGAAGCGGTATTCAGCGATGAGGTCATCTGGCATCCACGTCCTCAAACTGACCCTGCCTACCATTATAACGAAATCGTAGGGGCGCTAAAGAAAGCCGCATCCCACATGCCGAGAGTTGATGCCATCGGTGTCAGCTCAGCAGGGGTATATATTAACAACCGCGTGATGGTCGCCTCGCTGTTTAGGGGTATTCCTAAAGACCTTTTTGAATCCCAAGTCAAAGATTTATTCTTGCGCATTAAAAAAGAGTGGAACGTTCCTCTTGAAGTTGCGAACGATGGCGAGGTAACAGCGTTGGCCGGTTCGATGAGCTTGGGTGTGAATGCGATTATAGGCGTTGCGATGGGTTCAAGCGAGGCTGCCGGTTACGTTACGCCCGAAGGCAACATCACCAATTGGTTGGATGAACTGGCTTTTGCGCCTGTTGACTATTCACCTGAGGCATCAGCAGATGAGTGGTCGGGCGATCCGGGAGTAGGCGCGATGTATTTCTCGCAGCAAGCCATCTTCCGCTTAGCGCCTGCAGCCGGGATTAACTTAGATGAGAATTTAGGCTTGGCTGAAAAGCTCAAGAGCTTCCAAGACCTTCACAAAGCTGGCGATCCACGCACCAAGGCTGTCTATGAGACCATCGGGGTCTATCTTGGTTATGGTGTCGCTCACTATGCAGATTTCTACGACCTGGAGCACATGTTGGTGTTAGGACGAGTGACTTCCGGCGATGGCGGCACAATCATTCTCGATAAGGCCAATGAGGTTCTTAAGAAAGAATTCCCAGACTTGGCAGCAAAGGTAAGCCTGCATCTACCAGACGAAAAGAGCCGCCGAATAGGCCAATCGATAGCGGCAGCGAGTTTGCCAGAGGTGTAA
- a CDS encoding four helix bundle protein yields the protein MNCLRDFRQLKVWAKAHQLTLDVYKVTVPFPREEVYGLTNQIRRASASIAANIAEGCGRDGEAELGRFMRIAMGSASELEYHLLLAHDLNFLSREVHDSLNLSVTEVKRMLATFIKKLKADS from the coding sequence GTGAATTGCTTGCGTGATTTTCGACAATTGAAAGTGTGGGCAAAGGCTCACCAACTGACTTTGGATGTATATAAAGTTACAGTACCATTCCCACGTGAAGAAGTCTATGGCTTGACTAACCAGATACGGAGGGCAAGTGCATCAATCGCTGCGAATATTGCTGAAGGCTGTGGTAGAGATGGTGAAGCTGAGTTAGGAAGGTTTATGCGGATAGCTATGGGGTCAGCAAGTGAGTTGGAATATCATCTACTCTTGGCGCACGATCTTAATTTTCTATCCAGAGAAGTACATGACAGTTTGAATTTATCTGTTACTGAAGTTAAACGTATGTTAGCAACTTTTATTAAAAAGCTGAAAGCTGATAGCTGA
- a CDS encoding PIG-L family deacetylase: MNLKNSTAEIWVPDELAVLSAIGRTTHMGISAHQDDLEIMAYEGILNCFGLADKWFMGVVVTNGSGSPRDDLYKDYTDVEMQAIRRKEQKKAACVGEYGSIAMLDYGSSAVKDGKNEDVKNDLKELLIAAQPEVVYTHNFADKHDTHVAVTLRLINALRELPVEMRPKQVLGCEVWRDLDWMTDSDKVPMDVSAHENLAAALLGVFDSQICGGKRYDIATMGRRRAHATYYSSHGVDTTTHLNFAMDLTGLVEDSTLNVEEFIQSYIDRFANEVQARLAKLSG; the protein is encoded by the coding sequence ATGAACTTGAAGAATAGTACTGCGGAAATATGGGTGCCGGATGAGTTGGCGGTTTTGAGCGCGATTGGGCGGACTACTCATATGGGAATTAGCGCGCATCAGGATGATTTGGAGATTATGGCTTATGAAGGCATCCTGAATTGCTTTGGGTTGGCTGATAAGTGGTTTATGGGCGTTGTAGTGACCAACGGCAGCGGCAGCCCTCGGGATGACCTATACAAAGACTACACTGATGTAGAAATGCAAGCCATACGGCGCAAGGAGCAGAAGAAGGCGGCTTGTGTTGGTGAGTATGGCTCGATTGCGATGCTGGACTACGGCAGCAGCGCTGTTAAAGACGGCAAGAATGAAGATGTGAAGAATGATTTGAAAGAGTTGCTGATAGCCGCCCAGCCAGAAGTTGTTTATACCCACAACTTTGCCGATAAGCATGATACGCATGTAGCTGTAACGCTTCGTCTTATTAACGCTTTGCGTGAATTGCCGGTCGAGATGAGACCAAAGCAGGTTCTTGGATGCGAAGTCTGGCGTGATCTGGATTGGATGACCGATTCGGATAAAGTACCGATGGATGTATCGGCTCATGAGAACTTGGCAGCGGCGTTGTTGGGAGTTTTTGATTCGCAAATATGCGGCGGCAAGCGATATGACATAGCTACTATGGGACGAAGACGCGCTCATGCTACCTATTATTCTTCCCACGGTGTTGATACCACCACTCACCTGAACTTTGCGATGGACTTAACGGGTCTGGTTGAAGATTCAACACTTAATGTTGAGGAGTTTATCCAGAGCTATATTGACCGGTTTGCCAATGAAGTGCAGGCGCGTTTGGCGAAGCTGAGCGGTTAA
- a CDS encoding ROK family protein, with product MDITELEGYVGADIGGQSIKIGTFRDGVFISKDFVTPPDYPAAREQMIAVARELAGGKPKGFGVGSPGPLDWRKGYLPWTPNIPWKHIYYTEMGNDLGCPVFVDNDANVAGLAESVLGAGRGYDIAAGFTLGTGIGFFTIKGGHIYHGREDVEGGHQMLNPEGPECTCGSRGCLESFISAWAIRKKTGKDPDQIDDPKFWAEIAYFLAWGITNVNALVCPEIFVLCGGMIQRGDMLMTPLHIELNRMCKIMPPAPIKLAELGTRAGVYGAIVLARLGHSEKNEMSK from the coding sequence ATGGATATTACTGAGCTAGAAGGCTACGTGGGCGCAGATATTGGCGGGCAGTCGATTAAGATCGGCACATTTCGGGATGGGGTGTTTATTTCGAAAGATTTTGTGACCCCACCGGATTATCCGGCGGCTCGTGAGCAGATGATTGCAGTTGCTCGTGAGTTGGCAGGCGGCAAACCGAAAGGCTTTGGTGTTGGCTCTCCTGGGCCGTTGGATTGGCGCAAAGGATATCTCCCTTGGACACCCAATATCCCTTGGAAACATATTTATTACACGGAGATGGGGAATGACCTAGGTTGCCCTGTGTTTGTTGACAATGACGCGAATGTGGCAGGATTGGCTGAATCGGTGCTAGGGGCAGGACGAGGCTATGATATAGCTGCTGGCTTTACTTTGGGAACTGGAATTGGTTTTTTTACCATAAAAGGCGGCCATATTTATCATGGACGTGAAGATGTGGAGGGTGGGCATCAGATGCTCAATCCGGAGGGGCCAGAATGCACTTGCGGCTCTCGTGGATGCCTTGAGTCTTTTATTTCTGCCTGGGCAATTCGAAAGAAGACCGGTAAAGACCCAGACCAGATTGATGACCCGAAGTTTTGGGCGGAGATCGCCTACTTTCTGGCGTGGGGAATTACGAATGTGAATGCGCTTGTCTGTCCTGAGATATTTGTGCTGTGCGGGGGAATGATTCAGCGTGGGGATATGTTGATGACTCCGCTGCATATAGAACTTAACCGAATGTGCAAAATCATGCCTCCGGCTCCGATTAAACTTGCGGAGTTAGGCACTCGAGCAGGTGTGTATGGCGCGATTGTCTTGGCTCGGCTCGGG